The following coding sequences are from one Mugil cephalus isolate CIBA_MC_2020 chromosome 9, CIBA_Mcephalus_1.1, whole genome shotgun sequence window:
- the slitrk3a gene encoding SLIT and NTRK-like protein 3, with protein sequence MLWVTLLSTIALGWTTPIPLLEDSEEIDEPCFEPCYCEVKEGIFHVHCDSKGFTNVSQISQIWSRPFKLNLQRNSMRKLYFNSFLHLNNAISINLGNNALQDIHAGAFNGLGILKRLFLHENKLEVFRNDTFLGLESLEYLQADYNVIKRIESGAFRHLHKLRVLILNDNLIPMLPNYLFRSVSLTHLDLRGNRLKTLPYKGTLEYVGRSLMEIQLEENPWNCVCEIVQLKTWLERIPYTALVGEITCEYPFHLHGKDLREIKRSELCPMLSDAEIEAKLGIPRVPFSNENTWPTKPSSMLSSFHNTASSVEYKDRVVKPTKRPRPTKNPPTPRSIYPGINQPPIAGYQTRPPIPIICPAGCSCNLHINDLGLTVNCKEKSFHNISELLPRPLNAKKLYLSGNLIQKIYRSDFWNFSSLDLLHLGNNRISYVQEGAFINLPNLKSLYLNGNDIERLTPGMFRGLQMLSYLYFEYNVIREIQPNSFSLMPNLQLVFLNDNLLRSLPADAFAGTNLARLNLRNNYFLSLPVRGVLEHLTSIVQIDLHQNPWDCSCDIIPLKQWLEKLSSVIVVGDVMCKTPEFAFGKDLRSLEVEVICPELKYSSGPSPAMPGGEDLTTGGNDMGEAGVRGAVPLSVLILSLLILFISAVFVAAGLFAFVLRRRKKLPFRKRSEVDLTGIQMQCRIFEDPPRQSSAGNPGTPEKPTPTLHTHSHTSHTHAHGHVYDYIPHPVTQMCNNPIYKPREGEIAEEDRAQFSEKKDNGSSSNSNYRTLLEKEREWTLAVSNSQLNTIVTVNHTTADMAGFHENGGLCPTVIDSQRPTPTVGFVDCLYGTVPKLKDMHVAHAHPPGMQYPDLQQDARLKETLLFTAGKGCYPDPSQSDYLAKLQTKPDYLEVLEKSYMEKSYRF encoded by the coding sequence ATGCTGTGGGTTACCTTACTGAGCACCATAGCCTTAGGATGGACCACCCCAATCCCACTACTAGAGGATTCCGAGGAGATCGACGAGCCCTGCTTCGAGCCCTGCTACTGCGAGGTCAAAGAGGGCATTTTCCATGTCCACTGTGACAGTAAAGGATTTACAAATGTCAGCCAGATCTCCCAGATATGGAGTCGGCCCTTCAAACTCAACCTGCAGAGAAACTCCATGAGGAAGCTTTACTTTAACAGTTTCCTCCATCTCAACAATGCCATATCCATTAATCTGGGTAACAATGCCTTGCAAGATATCCATGCCGGAGCATTCAACGGCTTAGGAATACTCAAACGCCTGTTCCTTCATGAAAACAAACTAGAAGTTTTCCGGAATGACACTTTTCTGGGGCTGGAGAGTTTAGAGTATCTCCAGGCAGACTACAACGTTATCAAAAGGATTGAAAGCGGTGCGTTCAGGCACCTTCACAAATTGAGAGTTCTCATACTAAATGACAATCTGATCCCAATGCTCCCAAATTATCTTTTCCGCTCAGTGTCACTCACACATCTGGACTTGAGAGGAAACAGATTAAAGACATTGCCGTATAAGGGCACACTGGAGTACGTTGGGAGGAGTTTAATGGAAATCCAGCTGGAGGAGAACCCCtggaactgtgtgtgtgagattgtcCAGTTAAAAACATGGCTGGAGAGAATACCTTACACAGCTTTGGTGGGTGAGATCACGTGTGAGTACCCATTCCACTTACACGGGAAAGACTTACGGGAAATCAAGCGCAGTGAGCTCTGTCCTATGCTCTCCGATGCAGAGATTGAGGCCAAGCTGGGAATTCCCCGGGTTCCGTTCAGCAATGAGAACACATGGCCTACTAAACCCTCCTCCATGCTCTCCTCCTTTCACAACACAGCCTCTTCTGTGGAATACAAGGACAGAGTTGTCAAGCCTACAAAACGGCCGCGGCCCACAAAGAACCCCCCTACCCCTCGTAGCATCTACCCAGGCATCAACCAGCCTCCCATTGCTGGTTACCAAACGAGGCCTCCCATCCCAATAATTTGTCCAGCTGGATGTTCTTGCAACCTTCACATCAATGACCTGGGGCTAACAGTGAACTGTAAAGAGAAAAGCTTTCACAACATCTCAGAGCTCCTGCCACGGCCCCTCAATGCCAAGAAATTGTATCTCAGCGGGAACCTAATACAGAAGATCTACCGTTCAGATTTCTGGAACTTCTCAAGTTTGGATTTATTGCATTTAGGGAACAATCGGATATCCTATGTTCAGGAAGGAGCTTTTATTAATCTACCAAATCTGAAAAGTTTGTATCTGAACGGAAACGACATTGAAAGACTCACCCCTGGGATGTTTCGGGGCCTTCAGATGTTGAGTTACCTTTACTTTGAGTATAATGTCATTCGTGAGATCCAACCTAACTCCTTCTCCCTAATGCCAAACCTCCAGCTGGTTTTCCTCAATGACAACCTGTTACGCTCCCTCCCCGCTGATGCCTTTGCTGGCACCAACCTTGCACGTCTCAACCTCCGCAACAATTACTTCCTTTCCTTGCCTGTGCGCGGCGTCCTGGAGCACCTGACCTCCATTGTTCAGATTGACCTCCATCAGAACCCCTGGGACTGCTCCTGTGATATTATCCCCCTCAAACAATGGCTGGAAAAGCTCTCCTCTGTCATTGTAGTTGGAGATGTCATGTGCAAGACACCTGAGTTTGCTTTTGGGAAGGACTTGCGTTCACTTGAGGTCGAGGTCATATGTCCTGAGCTCAAGTATTCTTCAGGCCCCTCCCCTGCTATGCCTGGTGGGGAGGACCTCACCACGGGGGGCAATGACATGGGGGAGGCAGGTGTTAGAGGGGCTGTCCCACTCTCCGTCCTCATCCTCAGCCttctcatcctcttcatctctgctgtgtttgtggctgCAGGCCTTTTTGCCTTTGTTCTTCGTCGCAGGAAGAAACTGCCCTTCCGGAAACGTTCCGAGGTAGACCTGACAGGAATCCAAATGCAGTGCAGGATTTTTGAGGACCCGCCGAGGCAAAGCAGTGCCGGGAACCCCGGCACTCCTGAGAAACCAACCCCCActttgcacacacactctcacacgaGTCACACACATGCCCATGGCCACGTTTATGATTACATCCCCCACCCTGTGACTCAGATGTGTAACAACCCAATCTACAAGCCTAGAGAGGGGGAGAtagcagaggaggacagagcaCAGTTTTCAGAGAAGAAAGACAATGGCAGCAGTAGCAACAGTAACTACAGAACCTTgttagagaaagagagggagtggACCCTGGCTGTCTCCAATTCTCAACTCAACACCATCGTCACGGTCAACCACACGACAGCCGACATGGCGGGATTTCATGAGAACGGAGGGCTCTGCCCGACAGTGATTGACAGTCAGAGGCCCACACCAACAGTGGGCTTTGTAGACTGTTTGTATGGGACAGTGCCCAAGCTTAAGGACATGCATGTGGCGCATGCACACCCACCAGGCATGCAGTACCCGGATTTGCAGCAGGATGCACGGCTGAAGGAGACATTGCTTTTCACGGCGGGGAAAGGCTGCTACCCCGACCCGTCCCAAAGCGATTACCTCGCCAAACTTCAAACCAAGCCGGATTACCTCGAAGTCTTGGAAAAATCTTACATGGAAAAATCGTATCGGTTTTAA